In the Parasphingorhabdus halotolerans genome, TCCCGCACAGACACGCGCTATTTCCATAACTGGATTTATGGAAAGGCTGAACTGCGGTTTGTGAAGGGCCGCCTGAAATTTGGCGATGGCAAACAATCTGCACCTTTTCCTTCACTGGTCGCTATTTTCCGTCCGAGCCTGCCGATTGCACTCGCAGCGTAGCATCTTGCGCGATCAGCCCGACATTTTTGGGCGGCGCAGCCGGTTGAAGCCCTCTTCAACCGGCAAATGCGTTCGTCCAACCAAGCGCGATATGCTCTGGTTCGGCAAACTTGCCGAGCATGGACCGCTGCCGTCGTCATTCTTGCTCGATTTTGCAAATCACAGTCATGCGTCAAAAAAACGTGCCAAGGAACGGCTGACCGATTTATTCCATGAGCAGCTGACGCCGCATGGCGGTCCATATCTGATAAGACCGCTTCAACAATTTCGCACGATCGACAGCCGGTATAACCAGCTTGTCTATGATCTGGCACCGGCAGCAATAGAAGCTTTGGCAGGTGACCGTGATTACGATTTCATAAGACCAACGCGATCCGGGCCTTGGCTCCACAACTTCATGGTGAGCTGCATCACGGCCTCGATAGAGCTGGCTTGTCTCGATGATCCTTATCTGAATTACATTCCGCAAAGCCAAATATTGCGCCGCGCAAAAGTGACAATGCGCTACCCGACGAATGTGACCGATCCCGTATCCGGCAAGGCATATCGGAAAGACTTAGTTCCCGACGCGCTATTTGGTATTGAGTATCTGGGCGAGCAGGGAAGCAGATTCCGATTTTTCGCGGTTGAAGCCGACAGGGCCACCGAACCGGCGACATCGCAAAATTTCAATCGCAAGAGCTTCAGGCGACACTTGCTGCAATATCAGCAATATATTGAGCAGGGCTTATACAAGCAGCATCTCAATCTCACCGCGCCGATGTTGGTGTTAAATGTAACCACCACCGAAAGGCGGTTGGAGAAAATGTTGAAAGTAACGGAGCGGCATTTTCCCGACGGTTGCAGCTATCAGCTTTTCCAGTGCTGGAATGATTTTGGCCCCGTGTTTACGCCGCCAAAACCAATGCCAGCACTGCTACATCGAGACTGGAGACGAGCAGAAAAAGAGCCAAGACTATGCTTGGCTCTAGCAGGGACTAAAACCCTTCCTGAATTCTGAGTTTGGAAAAGATGATCGGGCGGAAATGCACATCGCATTCAATGCGCGGGATTGTTTTAGCAATCCGCAACGCTTCCAATTCCGATATGGCAACATAACCCCATTCATCTGCAACCATTCCGGTGACATAGCCAAACGCAATGTCCTGACCATCAAATTCGGTCAGGTACCATGTTGCGCTGCCATAGGCGTGGAACAGTTTGCAATGAACAATTGGATCGGCCAGTTTTTCCTGACTATATAAAGGGAAGCCCTTTAGGCGCGCTTCCACTTCGCGGCGTATATTCATCATCTGCACTCCTTGCTCTGTGCCAGCATGATTGCTGACATGAGCTAAGTGTGCGGGATGATTGAGCTGCTGAAACGTACACCAAAGGCGGTGAAAATGGGATGCTATTCGGGCAAGCCAATCACATACTCCAACGGAATGTCGACTACAGATACGAGCCTATATTGAAGGTCGTTGGTGTTATTGACGAAGTTCGTGTCCCACCTCGCTGTCCTTAAGTCGCCAACATCTTTAACAGTTTTAGGGTGAATTTTGCCACCATTTGGTATGTCGTTGACTTCAATCCTGATCGCTTCGTATGGCGCAAGGGTAAAGCGGCCCCCAACGACTGCTTTTATCACCCTGTCTTGGGCAGGCTGCGCTCGTTCCGGCCTAAAAACATTTTTCATTGGCTCACGAGCTGTTTCAGAAATTCTCTCTGCTTCCATCTCGTTGACTTCTTGTTCCAAAATACTTTCCCATGTCATGGATTTGTAAAGCGTGAGCAACAGCATCCCGATTATCAAGCCTGTTCCCATCATAGTCCGAAGTGAAGCGCCATCATCGT is a window encoding:
- a CDS encoding replication-relaxation family protein is translated as MRDQPDIFGRRSRLKPSSTGKCVRPTKRDMLWFGKLAEHGPLPSSFLLDFANHSHASKKRAKERLTDLFHEQLTPHGGPYLIRPLQQFRTIDSRYNQLVYDLAPAAIEALAGDRDYDFIRPTRSGPWLHNFMVSCITASIELACLDDPYLNYIPQSQILRRAKVTMRYPTNVTDPVSGKAYRKDLVPDALFGIEYLGEQGSRFRFFAVEADRATEPATSQNFNRKSFRRHLLQYQQYIEQGLYKQHLNLTAPMLVLNVTTTERRLEKMLKVTERHFPDGCSYQLFQCWNDFGPVFTPPKPMPALLHRDWRRAEKEPRLCLALAGTKTLPEF
- a CDS encoding DUF2958 domain-containing protein, translated to MMNIRREVEARLKGFPLYSQEKLADPIVHCKLFHAYGSATWYLTEFDGQDIAFGYVTGMVADEWGYVAISELEALRIAKTIPRIECDVHFRPIIFSKLRIQEGF